Proteins encoded within one genomic window of Cetobacterium somerae ATCC BAA-474:
- a CDS encoding glucose-1-phosphate adenylyltransferase: protein MKKKMIAMILAGGQGSRLKKLTKDVAKPAVPFGGKYRIIDFPLSNCVNSGIDTVGVLVQYKPFLLNKHIGVGSPWDLDVEGAGVSILPPYSTESENRWYKGTADAIFQNENYIDMYNPEYVLILSGDHIYKMDYDKMLDFHIETGAAATVAVIDVPLEEASRFGIMNTNKNNEIYEFEEKPKEPKSTLASMGIYIFNWAALKKALKEDQQDKYSDKDFGKNIIPKFLREGQKLMAYPFAGYWKDVGTIESLWAANMDLLDSSNPIDLFDKNWRIYSQATNKPGHLLEETAVIKNSIISEGCIIKGEVINSIISSEVFVEEGAKVHNSVILAGAVLKEGSFVNRIILGENVVVEKNEHFGRKDEILFISGGDE, encoded by the coding sequence ATGAAAAAGAAAATGATAGCTATGATTTTAGCTGGCGGTCAAGGAAGTAGACTTAAAAAACTCACAAAAGATGTTGCAAAACCTGCTGTTCCTTTTGGAGGTAAGTACAGAATTATAGACTTCCCATTAAGCAACTGTGTTAACTCTGGAATTGACACTGTTGGAGTTTTAGTTCAATACAAGCCATTTCTGTTAAATAAACATATTGGAGTTGGAAGTCCATGGGATTTAGATGTTGAAGGAGCTGGAGTTAGTATTTTACCTCCATACTCTACAGAAAGTGAAAATCGTTGGTATAAGGGGACTGCCGATGCTATATTTCAAAATGAAAACTATATTGATATGTATAATCCTGAATATGTTCTTATTCTTTCTGGAGACCATATCTATAAAATGGATTACGATAAAATGCTAGATTTTCATATTGAAACAGGAGCTGCAGCAACTGTAGCTGTTATTGATGTTCCTCTTGAGGAAGCTTCTCGTTTTGGAATTATGAATACAAATAAAAATAATGAAATTTATGAGTTTGAAGAAAAACCTAAAGAGCCTAAGAGTACTTTAGCAAGTATGGGTATATATATTTTCAATTGGGCTGCTCTTAAAAAAGCGCTAAAAGAGGATCAACAAGATAAGTATTCAGATAAAGATTTTGGAAAAAATATTATTCCAAAATTTTTAAGAGAAGGTCAAAAATTAATGGCTTATCCTTTTGCTGGTTACTGGAAAGATGTAGGAACTATAGAGAGTCTTTGGGCTGCTAATATGGATTTGTTAGATAGCTCAAATCCCATTGATCTCTTTGATAAAAATTGGAGAATCTACTCTCAAGCTACAAATAAACCTGGTCACCTTCTTGAAGAAACCGCAGTTATTAAAAACTCTATTATTTCAGAGGGATGTATTATTAAAGGTGAGGTTATTAACTCTATTATCTCTTCTGAGGTTTTTGTTGAAGAGGGAGCTAAAGTACATAACAGTGTCATTTTAGCTGGAGCAGTTTTAAAAGAGGGTAGTTTTGTTAATAGAATAATTTTAGGTGAAAATGTTGTTGTTGAAAAAAATGAGCATTTTGGAAGAAAAGATGAAATTCTATTTATCAGTGGGGGGGATGAATAA
- the glgD gene encoding glucose-1-phosphate adenylyltransferase subunit GlgD — MLAKYTGVITSFESRDLLKTLTAHRGIATVPIAGKYRAIDFPLSYMKNAGIRNIHVLTSKNCRSLRNHLDVAKSWGLNRKNGGLTIHSGDVESDTELLVENFDDLLKSKDEMIVIAPTYMIANIDLDKAIEFHELSEADVTVIYKNIPEPSENFLGCDILEFNEKNHLTRACANFLPKKNQNISLEIFLIKRSLLMALVMSRPLNQISLKDIIYRSKNNLKIMGFEHKEYLSCLNSLANYFRTNMDLINSKTLKEIFFNENRPIFSKVKDSIPTHYLSEEVVKNSIISNECFIEGTVINSVLSRYVNVEKGARVENCIILQNCTIKAGTHLKNIIVDKNVVLEETELEGNPSYPLVIQKKYKF, encoded by the coding sequence ATGTTAGCAAAATATACTGGAGTTATCACATCTTTTGAAAGTAGAGATCTTTTAAAAACTTTAACAGCCCACAGAGGAATCGCTACAGTTCCTATTGCAGGAAAATATAGAGCTATTGATTTCCCTTTATCATATATGAAAAATGCTGGAATTAGAAATATTCATGTTCTTACTAGTAAAAATTGTCGCTCTCTTAGAAATCACTTAGATGTAGCTAAATCTTGGGGGTTAAATAGAAAAAATGGAGGTCTTACAATTCACAGTGGTGATGTTGAAAGTGACACTGAACTTTTAGTTGAAAACTTTGATGATCTTCTAAAATCCAAAGATGAGATGATTGTCATCGCTCCAACTTACATGATTGCAAATATAGACTTAGATAAGGCTATTGAATTTCATGAGCTTTCAGAAGCTGATGTTACAGTTATATATAAAAATATTCCTGAACCATCAGAAAATTTTCTTGGTTGTGATATTTTAGAATTTAATGAAAAAAATCATCTAACAAGAGCTTGTGCTAATTTTTTACCAAAGAAAAATCAAAATATATCTTTAGAAATATTTTTGATAAAAAGATCTCTTTTAATGGCCTTAGTTATGTCTAGACCCCTTAATCAAATCTCTTTAAAAGATATTATCTATAGAAGTAAAAACAATCTAAAAATCATGGGATTTGAGCATAAAGAGTATCTTTCTTGTTTAAATTCACTAGCGAACTACTTTAGAACTAATATGGATTTAATAAATTCTAAAACTTTAAAAGAGATTTTCTTTAATGAAAATAGACCTATTTTTAGCAAGGTTAAAGATTCAATTCCTACTCACTATTTAAGTGAAGAGGTTGTAAAAAACTCTATTATTTCTAATGAGTGTTTTATTGAAGGAACTGTTATTAATAGCGTACTTTCAAGATATGTTAATGTAGAAAAAGGTGCTAGGGTAGAAAATTGTATTATTCTTCAAAATTGTACTATAAAAGCTGGTACACATTTAAAGAATATTATTGTTGATAAAAATGTTGTTTTAGAAGAAACAGAGTTAGAAGGAAACCCTTCATATCCTCTTGTTATTCAGAAAAAATATAAATTTTAA
- the glgA gene encoding glycogen synthase GlgA, translating into MKNINLLFATSEADPFLKVGGLGDVSHALPKALKKVGVNAKVILPKNGNIPKKFVEKMNFLGSFTVPVGWRNQYAGLFHLEYDGVDFYFIDNEYYFKRHIPYGHYDDGEIFSFFCRGVLEAVKHIPDFSPDIIHCNDWHTGMIPVLLKAFYKEDPLLKNTKTVFTIHNLKYQGVFSKDILGELLCLDSSYYSEDKLKFYDGVSFMKGGLIYSDLVTTVSETYAKEITYPFYGEKLNGLIIELGDKVHGIVNGIDYTLYDPRKDDKLYANFGLTNLKKKAINKVELQKRLGLPVDENILMVGLVSRLVSQKGLDLIKWVMDDILNINLQFVVLGTGDVQYQDLFNYYSYINPGKLSANITFSDELARKIYGACDLFLMPSLFEPCGIGQLIAMRYGTIPLVRETGGLKDTVSNFNPDTLGGTGFVFQNYNAHDMLFKLEYAAKVFYEDKKAWTALMRSCMKYNSDWKESAKKYKSLYGGLL; encoded by the coding sequence ATGAAAAATATCAATCTGCTTTTTGCCACTTCAGAAGCTGATCCATTTTTAAAAGTTGGAGGTCTTGGGGATGTATCTCACGCTCTTCCAAAGGCATTAAAAAAAGTTGGTGTTAATGCTAAAGTTATACTTCCAAAAAACGGAAATATTCCTAAAAAATTTGTAGAAAAAATGAATTTTTTAGGTTCTTTTACTGTACCTGTTGGATGGAGAAATCAATATGCTGGATTATTTCATTTAGAGTATGATGGTGTGGATTTCTATTTCATAGATAATGAATACTATTTTAAAAGACATATACCTTACGGTCATTATGATGATGGAGAGATTTTTTCTTTCTTTTGTAGAGGAGTTTTAGAAGCTGTTAAGCATATACCTGATTTTTCTCCTGATATCATTCACTGTAATGATTGGCACACAGGTATGATTCCTGTACTTTTAAAAGCTTTTTACAAAGAGGATCCACTTTTAAAAAATACAAAAACTGTTTTCACAATACATAATCTAAAATATCAAGGTGTATTTTCTAAAGATATTTTGGGAGAACTTCTATGTCTTGATTCATCATATTATTCAGAAGATAAACTTAAATTTTATGATGGTGTATCTTTTATGAAAGGTGGTCTTATATACTCTGATTTAGTTACAACTGTTAGTGAAACTTATGCTAAAGAGATTACATATCCTTTCTATGGGGAAAAATTAAATGGATTAATTATTGAACTTGGAGATAAAGTTCATGGAATTGTAAATGGAATCGATTACACTTTATACGATCCTAGAAAAGATGATAAACTTTACGCTAATTTTGGATTAACTAACTTAAAGAAAAAAGCTATAAATAAAGTGGAATTACAAAAAAGACTGGGACTTCCTGTAGACGAAAATATTTTAATGGTAGGATTAGTTTCTCGTTTAGTTAGTCAAAAGGGCCTTGATCTTATAAAATGGGTTATGGATGATATCTTGAATATTAACCTTCAATTTGTTGTTTTAGGAACTGGAGATGTGCAGTACCAAGATCTGTTTAACTATTATTCATATATTAATCCTGGGAAACTCTCAGCTAACATAACATTTAGTGATGAGTTAGCTAGAAAAATATATGGAGCATGTGATCTGTTTTTAATGCCATCTCTATTCGAACCATGTGGTATAGGTCAACTTATTGCTATGAGATACGGTACTATTCCTTTAGTTAGAGAGACTGGAGGTTTAAAAGATACTGTTTCTAACTTTAATCCCGATACCTTGGGAGGAACTGGTTTTGTTTTCCAAAATTATAATGCTCATGATATGCTTTTCAAACTTGAATATGCTGCTAAAGTTTTCTATGAAGATAAAAAAGCTTGGACCGCTCTTATGAGATCTTGTATGAAATATAACTCTGATTGGAAAGAGTCAGCTAAAAAATATAAATCGTTATACGGAGGTCTTTTATGA
- a CDS encoding glycogen/starch/alpha-glucan phosphorylase: MNLTKNQFKEDYVKRLTLTFAQTTTEASLEHKYLALGKLIRDYISESWAETNNYYTKKKCKQIYYFSMEFLLGRLLNSYLLNLNIRDVVKDGLRDLGIDLDTLLELEPDPALGNGGLGRLAACFMDSLASLGFPGHGCGIRFKHGLFNQKIINGYQKELLNNWLKEDFLWEIKKPEKTVTVRFGGVVNLVNTPNGIEPVYSGCEEIDAVPYDIPILGSNMETVNTLRLFSAELPEEEIDLNGLQKGDYQKFIDKKFAVEAISQILYPDDSSFQGKLLRLKQEYFFVSAGLQTILKRYKKLKESIHKFSDFVGIHINDTHPAIAVGELMRLLLDEEGLDWDSAWDITVKTLAYTNHTILAEAMEKWPYDMFKKTVPRILMIIEEIDRRFCEEVSKKYEEDYSKIDSMRIIYNGEVRMANLAIIGSHSINGVAKIHTEILKNRELHDFYLLYPERFNNKTNGITHRRWLKNANPELYKLVIEKSGPECLNDTNKFINFLKYINDDNVLQTLDKIKFKNKEKVVAFVKNKYNIDINPFSIFDVQVKRLHGYKRQLLNVFNIIYLYNQLKQNPELDIVPRTFFFGAKAAPSYYLAKNIIKLINSVANVINNDPDIRNKIKVVFLENYGVSIAELIIPAGDVSEQISTASKEASGTGNMKFMMNGAVTLATLDGANVEIYDEVGDNNIVIFGLTSQEVMDLEKNRTYNFRDILNSNPDLQKILTQLSDGTFSENKEEFKDILNHIYGEGDPYFVLKDFSAYVEAQNKINTLYENRRGWLQMCLVNIAHSGKFSSDNSIRKYAEDIWHIKEVKRGE; encoded by the coding sequence ATGAATCTAACTAAAAATCAATTTAAAGAAGATTATGTTAAAAGACTTACTCTAACTTTTGCACAAACTACTACAGAAGCTTCCCTAGAGCATAAATATTTAGCTCTTGGAAAACTTATAAGAGATTATATATCTGAATCTTGGGCAGAAACTAACAACTACTACACTAAGAAAAAATGTAAACAGATATATTATTTCTCTATGGAATTTCTACTTGGGAGATTATTAAACTCATATCTTTTAAATCTTAATATTCGAGATGTTGTTAAAGATGGGCTTAGAGATTTAGGAATTGATTTAGATACTCTTTTAGAATTAGAACCTGATCCTGCTCTTGGAAATGGTGGTCTTGGAAGACTTGCAGCATGTTTTATGGATTCACTTGCATCCCTTGGTTTTCCTGGTCATGGATGTGGTATAAGATTTAAACATGGCCTTTTTAATCAAAAAATTATAAATGGATATCAAAAAGAACTTTTAAATAACTGGTTAAAAGAGGATTTTCTATGGGAGATTAAAAAACCTGAAAAAACTGTAACTGTTAGATTTGGTGGAGTTGTAAATTTAGTTAATACTCCAAATGGAATTGAGCCCGTATACTCTGGTTGTGAAGAGATTGACGCTGTTCCTTATGATATCCCTATCTTAGGTTCTAATATGGAAACTGTTAATACCCTTAGACTTTTTAGTGCTGAACTCCCTGAAGAGGAGATTGATTTAAATGGTCTTCAAAAAGGTGATTATCAAAAATTTATTGATAAAAAGTTTGCTGTTGAAGCTATTTCACAGATTTTATATCCTGATGATTCTAGTTTTCAAGGAAAGCTTTTACGTCTAAAACAGGAGTATTTTTTTGTTAGTGCTGGACTTCAAACTATTTTAAAAAGATATAAAAAACTCAAAGAATCTATCCATAAATTCTCTGATTTTGTAGGAATTCACATTAACGATACTCACCCTGCTATAGCTGTTGGTGAACTTATGAGGTTACTTTTAGATGAAGAGGGACTAGACTGGGATAGCGCTTGGGATATAACAGTTAAAACTTTAGCTTATACTAATCATACTATATTAGCTGAAGCTATGGAAAAATGGCCTTATGATATGTTTAAAAAAACTGTTCCTCGAATTCTTATGATTATCGAAGAGATTGATAGAAGATTCTGTGAAGAGGTTAGTAAAAAATATGAAGAGGATTATAGTAAAATTGATTCAATGAGAATAATCTATAATGGTGAGGTTAGAATGGCTAATCTAGCTATAATAGGTTCTCATTCAATTAATGGAGTTGCTAAAATTCACACTGAAATTCTAAAAAATAGAGAGCTCCATGACTTCTATCTTCTTTATCCTGAAAGATTTAACAATAAAACTAATGGTATTACCCATAGAAGATGGTTAAAAAATGCAAACCCTGAACTTTACAAATTAGTTATAGAGAAAAGTGGTCCTGAGTGTTTAAATGACACAAATAAATTTATTAACTTTTTAAAATATATAAATGATGACAATGTTTTACAGACACTAGATAAAATCAAATTTAAAAACAAAGAGAAGGTTGTTGCCTTTGTTAAAAATAAATATAATATAGATATAAATCCATTTTCAATTTTTGATGTACAAGTTAAAAGGCTTCATGGATACAAAAGACAGCTGCTTAATGTATTTAATATAATTTATCTATACAATCAGCTAAAACAAAATCCAGAGCTTGATATAGTTCCACGAACATTCTTTTTTGGTGCTAAAGCTGCACCATCTTACTATTTAGCCAAAAATATTATAAAGCTTATAAACTCTGTAGCTAATGTTATAAATAATGATCCTGATATTAGAAATAAAATTAAGGTCGTATTTCTTGAAAATTACGGTGTTTCTATAGCTGAGCTTATAATTCCAGCAGGAGATGTAAGTGAGCAGATTTCAACAGCTTCTAAAGAGGCCTCTGGAACTGGAAATATGAAGTTTATGATGAACGGAGCTGTTACCCTTGCTACTCTTGATGGAGCTAACGTTGAGATTTATGACGAAGTTGGAGATAATAATATCGTTATCTTTGGACTTACTTCTCAAGAAGTTATGGATTTAGAAAAGAATAGAACATATAACTTTAGAGATATTTTAAATTCTAACCCTGATTTACAAAAGATTCTTACTCAACTTAGTGATGGAACTTTTTCTGAAAATAAGGAGGAGTTTAAAGATATCCTAAATCATATATATGGAGAAGGAGACCCTTATTTTGTCTTAAAGGATTTCTCTGCTTATGTTGAAGCTCAAAATAAAATTAATACTCTATACGAAAATAGAAGAGGCTGGTTACAAATGTGTTTAGTTAATATTGCACACTCTGGAAAATTCTCTTCTGATAATAGTATTCGAAAATATGCTGAAGATATTTGGCATATTAAGGAGGTGAAAAGAGGTGAATAG
- a CDS encoding glycoside hydrolase family 13 protein codes for MNSLSYSLPKDSILFDSQNEQFKTPFGATPCGENIKFNILTQKNINCLGINLIIKNGKILEFKMLPEAEKKIGDHDYIVWSLNFTTPSLAKTIFYHFKISIGNENTIFYYGNNSLALGGRGDIYENFPIDYQITLYYKNNPTPNWFKESIAYQIFPDRFKNGNKDGKVNEPKANSFLYGRWSDIPMYIKNNKNEIARWDFFGGNLKGITEKINYLKGLNVGTLYLNPIFEATSNHRYDTNNYHNIDPVLGTYKDFKDMVKECKKRGIYTILDGVFNHTGKDSIYFKEASTSTSSPFYPWYRFQNYPYDYDCWWGIKDLPCVNELEPSFFKYIVEGENSVINHWMKTGIKGWRLDVADELPSFFIESLKYKCKNIDSESVIIGEVWEDASNKISYGQRREYFNGKQLDSAMNYPLRTYLLNFYNGSIDSETLCKYMNSLKENYPKENYFASFNLLGSHDVKRIKTSVKDIVKDYNLEPQYLEPATTRILKSLSLIQFTLPGVPVIYYGDEVGVEGGKDPDNRRTYPWGKEDQDLLSWYKKISFLRSSSKVLKKGEIKFFSPHPDVFAYIRFFPNERDFIGVLTNRNPNKSKIFKINLKEFLGQFSNNIATDIYRWNDPLIIPIDSSTNFPIKIPPLKTLLFSSKSV; via the coding sequence GTGAATAGTCTTTCTTACTCGTTGCCTAAAGATTCTATTTTATTTGATTCTCAAAATGAACAATTTAAAACACCTTTTGGAGCTACTCCTTGTGGAGAAAATATAAAATTTAATATATTAACTCAAAAAAATATTAACTGTTTAGGTATTAACTTAATAATTAAAAATGGAAAAATATTGGAGTTTAAAATGCTTCCTGAAGCTGAAAAAAAAATTGGAGACCATGACTATATTGTCTGGTCTCTTAATTTTACAACTCCATCTTTAGCTAAAACTATTTTTTATCACTTTAAAATATCCATTGGAAATGAAAATACTATTTTTTACTATGGAAATAACTCTCTAGCTCTTGGTGGGAGAGGAGATATCTATGAAAATTTTCCAATTGACTATCAAATTACCCTATACTATAAAAATAATCCTACTCCTAACTGGTTTAAAGAGAGTATTGCCTATCAAATCTTTCCAGATAGATTTAAAAATGGAAATAAAGATGGTAAGGTTAATGAACCTAAAGCTAATAGTTTTTTATATGGAAGATGGTCTGATATTCCAATGTATATAAAAAATAATAAAAATGAAATAGCTCGTTGGGATTTTTTTGGAGGTAACTTAAAAGGGATTACTGAAAAAATCAACTATCTTAAAGGTTTAAATGTTGGAACCCTATATTTAAATCCTATTTTTGAAGCGACTAGTAACCATCGTTATGATACTAATAACTATCATAATATTGATCCTGTTTTAGGAACATATAAAGATTTTAAAGATATGGTTAAAGAGTGTAAAAAAAGAGGAATATACACAATTTTAGATGGTGTTTTTAATCATACCGGAAAAGACAGTATATATTTTAAAGAAGCATCTACATCTACATCCTCACCATTTTATCCATGGTATAGATTCCAAAACTATCCCTATGACTACGATTGTTGGTGGGGAATTAAAGATTTACCTTGTGTAAATGAACTAGAACCTAGCTTTTTTAAATATATTGTTGAAGGGGAAAATAGTGTTATTAATCATTGGATGAAAACTGGCATTAAAGGTTGGAGACTTGATGTAGCTGATGAACTTCCAAGCTTCTTTATTGAGAGCTTAAAATATAAATGTAAAAATATTGACTCTGAATCAGTTATTATTGGGGAAGTTTGGGAAGATGCTAGTAATAAGATAAGTTATGGTCAAAGAAGAGAGTATTTTAATGGTAAGCAACTAGATTCAGCTATGAACTATCCTCTTAGAACATATCTTTTAAACTTCTACAATGGTTCTATCGATAGTGAAACTCTTTGTAAATATATGAACTCTTTAAAAGAAAACTATCCTAAAGAAAATTATTTTGCATCCTTTAATCTTTTAGGAAGTCATGATGTAAAGAGAATAAAAACCTCTGTTAAAGATATCGTAAAAGATTATAATCTTGAACCTCAATATTTAGAGCCTGCTACAACTAGAATTCTAAAATCTTTGAGTTTAATTCAATTTACTCTTCCTGGAGTTCCTGTTATCTATTATGGAGATGAAGTAGGAGTAGAGGGAGGCAAAGATCCAGATAACCGAAGAACATATCCTTGGGGAAAAGAGGACCAAGATCTTTTAAGTTGGTATAAAAAAATTTCTTTTTTAAGATCTAGTTCTAAAGTGTTAAAAAAAGGTGAAATTAAATTTTTTTCACCACATCCTGACGTGTTTGCTTACATTAGATTCTTCCCCAACGAGAGAGACTTTATAGGAGTTCTTACAAATAGAAATCCAAATAAATCAAAAATTTTTAAAATTAATTTGAAGGAATTTCTAGGGCAATTTAGTAATAATATAGCGACTGACATATATCGTTGGAATGACCCCCTAATCATTCCAATAGATTCATCTACTAATTTCCCAATAAAAATCCCCCCACTAAAGACCCTTTTATTTAGTAGTAAAAGTGTCTAA
- a CDS encoding amino acid ABC transporter permease, with protein sequence MGDYLSTLKTIFIDGYRYQYVLQGLAFSVGVTAFSAIFGVIFGIFIALLRLSPRFKWIAICYIDLIRGTPAVVQLLVLANIIFAGFRDMPIFLVAGIAFGINSSAYVAEIIRAGIEGLDKGQMEASRALGMSYPMAMKEVIIPQAIRKILPALVSEFITLLKETSIVGFIGGVDLLRSANIITSQTYRGVEPLLLVGLIYLVLVGIFTKIMRGVEKGLSNK encoded by the coding sequence ATGGGAGATTACTTAAGTACACTAAAAACAATTTTTATTGATGGTTACAGATATCAATACGTTCTTCAAGGTTTAGCTTTTTCAGTTGGTGTTACAGCTTTTTCAGCTATCTTTGGTGTTATTTTTGGTATTTTTATCGCACTTTTAAGACTTTCACCTAGATTCAAATGGATAGCTATTTGCTATATTGATCTTATTAGAGGGACTCCAGCAGTTGTTCAACTTCTAGTTCTAGCTAATATTATTTTTGCTGGATTCCGTGACATGCCTATATTTTTAGTTGCTGGTATTGCCTTTGGAATAAACTCTAGTGCTTATGTTGCTGAGATTATCAGAGCTGGTATTGAAGGGTTAGATAAAGGACAAATGGAAGCTTCTAGAGCTCTTGGAATGAGTTATCCAATGGCTATGAAAGAGGTTATAATTCCACAAGCTATTAGAAAAATACTTCCAGCATTAGTTAGTGAATTTATTACTCTTTTAAAAGAGACATCTATAGTTGGATTTATCGGTGGAGTAGACCTTTTAAGATCTGCAAACATAATTACATCTCAAACTTATAGAGGAGTTGAGCCACTACTTTTAGTTGGTTTAATATACCTAGTTTTAGTTGGAATCTTTACAAAAATCATGAGAGGCGTTGAAAAGGGGTTGAGTAATAAATGA
- a CDS encoding amino acid ABC transporter ATP-binding protein, with amino-acid sequence MIKVDNLFKNYGELEVLKGVSTHIMKGEVVAVIGPSGSGKSTFLRCINRLEEPTLGHIYISGEDIMSSKTDINHMRAKVGMVFQHFNLFPHKTVLENLTLAPMKVKSMKKEDVEEKALILLKKVGLKDKALAYPDQLSGGQKQRIAIARALCMDPEVILFDEPTSALDPEMIREVLDVMRDLAKEGMTMVVVTHEMGFARKVADRVLFMDQGSILEDTTPDELFDGSNHSRAKDFIEKVLNH; translated from the coding sequence ATGATAAAAGTTGATAATTTATTTAAAAATTATGGGGAACTTGAAGTTTTAAAAGGAGTTTCTACTCATATAATGAAAGGAGAAGTTGTTGCAGTAATTGGACCTTCTGGAAGTGGAAAATCCACATTTTTAAGATGTATAAATCGTTTAGAAGAACCTACTCTTGGGCATATCTATATCAGTGGAGAAGATATTATGAGTTCTAAAACAGATATAAATCATATGAGAGCTAAAGTTGGAATGGTTTTTCAACACTTCAACCTTTTTCCCCATAAAACAGTTCTTGAAAATCTTACTTTAGCTCCTATGAAAGTTAAAAGTATGAAAAAGGAGGATGTTGAAGAAAAAGCTCTTATTTTATTAAAAAAAGTTGGTTTAAAAGATAAAGCTTTAGCATATCCAGATCAACTATCTGGAGGTCAAAAACAAAGAATAGCTATTGCTAGAGCTCTTTGTATGGATCCTGAAGTTATACTCTTTGATGAACCTACATCTGCTCTAGACCCTGAAATGATACGTGAAGTTTTAGATGTTATGAGAGATCTTGCTAAAGAGGGAATGACTATGGTTGTAGTTACACATGAAATGGGATTTGCTAGAAAAGTTGCAGATAGAGTTTTATTTATGGATCAAGGATCTATTTTAGAAGATACAACACCTGACGAACTTTTTGACGGGTCTAACCACTCTAGAGCAAAAGATTTCATTGAAAAGGTTTTAAATCATTAA
- a CDS encoding basic amino acid ABC transporter substrate-binding protein — translation MKKIFKNLVLFLMLIMSTLTFAKGKLYVGTNAEFPPFEYLDKGEVVGFDIDLVKAIGEKLGMEIVIKDMAFDGLIPALETNKIDIVIAGMTASDERKMAVNFSNPYYTANQVIILNDNNSDIKTFDDLKGKLVGVMLGFTGDVVVSEMKDVKSKKYNASYAAIMELQNNKIDAVVLDSETALNYVKNNKGLKLAETSGEPEEYAIAISKKNSELLNKINTALDELKKDGTYEALLKKYM, via the coding sequence ATGAAAAAGATTTTTAAAAATTTGGTTTTATTTTTAATGTTAATTATGAGTACTTTAACTTTTGCAAAAGGAAAACTTTATGTTGGTACTAATGCTGAATTTCCACCCTTCGAATACCTTGATAAAGGGGAGGTAGTTGGATTTGATATAGATTTAGTTAAAGCTATTGGGGAAAAATTAGGTATGGAAATAGTTATTAAAGATATGGCTTTTGATGGGCTAATTCCAGCTCTTGAAACTAATAAAATAGATATTGTTATAGCTGGAATGACAGCTAGTGATGAGAGAAAAATGGCTGTTAATTTTTCAAATCCATATTACACAGCTAACCAAGTTATAATTTTAAATGATAATAATAGTGATATTAAAACATTCGATGATTTAAAAGGAAAACTTGTTGGAGTTATGCTAGGATTTACTGGGGATGTTGTAGTTAGTGAGATGAAGGATGTTAAGTCAAAAAAATATAATGCTTCTTACGCTGCTATCATGGAACTGCAAAACAATAAAATCGATGCTGTTGTTTTAGATTCTGAAACTGCTTTAAACTATGTGAAAAATAACAAAGGTTTAAAATTAGCAGAAACATCTGGAGAACCTGAAGAATATGCTATTGCTATCTCTAAAAAAAATAGTGAGCTTTTAAATAAAATCAACACAGCTTTAGATGAATTGAAAAAAGATGGAACTTATGAAGCTCTTTTGAAAAAATATATGTAA